One stretch of Harmonia axyridis chromosome 1, icHarAxyr1.1, whole genome shotgun sequence DNA includes these proteins:
- the LOC123670911 gene encoding src substrate cortactin-like, with translation MWKAAAGAQININTQNNQDDDWETDPDFINDVDEQAQRWGSTTVEGSGRTAGAINMQQLRKETEEIDALKKKKALEEDPSNPSFGYGGKFGIEKDRMDQSAVGHEYIAKLEKHASQKDYSTGFGGKYGVQTDRVDRSAENWDYKEKIEKHASQKDYVTGFGGKFGVQTDRQDKSAVGWDHMERVEKHESQKDYSKGFGGKYGVQLDRQDKSAVGWDHHEAPQKHESQLDHKKGFGGKFGVQTDRVDKSATTYNEEPEKVGTNYTKVKPDIGDAKPSNLRAKFESLGKNSGDKIPLPNQPTIPKKLIHPKAAAFSNDSKVDVTINSNKENLLPKQLDSSKTAFLRNDNDNQEKEEVEKVAPKALDQSKFAQFSQDKIVNDANANVEKSDPEKIKIDLEELRQTTQAQKEEEERCIQLLAKEAENEDIYDNITPSELPQLTGGPQEPNVTSEYTAEEDEELYYTNEIIDTGITAIALYDYQAAAEDEISFDPDDTITHIEQIDEGWWRGMCRGKYGLFPANYVELQDTS, from the exons ATGTGGAAAGCGGCTGCCGGTGctcaaattaatataaatacACAAAACAACCAAGACGATGATTGGGAAACTGACCCAGACTTCATAAACGATGTTGATGAACAAGCTCAACGATGGGGGTCTACAACAGTCGAGGGATCCGGCAGAACTGCAGGAGCGATAAA TATGCAACAATTGAGAAAAGAAACCGAAGAGATAgatgcattaaaaaaaaagaaagcttTAGAGGAGGACCCTAGTAACCCATCATTTGGTTATGGGGGTAAATTCGGTATTGAAAAAGACAGAATGGATCAAAGTGCTGTAGGACATGAGTATATTGCTAAACTGGAAAAGCATGCATCTCAAAAGGACTATAGTACAGGTTTTGGAGGCAAATATGGTGTACAAACTGATAGGGTGGATAGA AGTGCTGAAAACTGGgattataaagaaaaaatagaaaaacatgCCTCTCAGAAGGATTATGTGACTGGTTTTGGAGGCAAATTTGGTGTACAAACTGATCGACAAGATAAATCAGCAGTTGGTTGGGATCATATGGAAAGAGTGGAGAAACATGAGTCGCAAAAAG ATTACAGCAAAGGTTTCGGAGGAAAGTATGGGGTTCAACTAGATCGTCAGGATAAGTCCGCAGTCGGCTGGGATCATCATGAAGCTCCCCAGAAACATGAGAGTCAACTTGACCACAAGAAAGGGTTCGGAGGTAAATTTGGAGTACAAACTGATAGGGTAGATAAATCTGCAACCACATACAATGAAGAACCTGAGAAAGTCGGTACTAATTATACAAAAGTGAAACCTGATATAGGAGACGCCAAACCATCGAATTTAAGGGCTAAATTTGAATCATTG GGAAAAAATAGTGGTGATAAGATACCCTTGCCTAACCAACCAACTATTCCCAAAAAACTGATTCATCCTAAAGCTGCGGCTTTTTCGAACGATTCAAAGGTGGATGTTACAATAAATAGCAACAAAGAAAATTTGTTACCTAAACAATTGGATTCTTCCAAAACTGCATTTCTTAGGAATGACAATGATAATCAAGAAAAAGAAGAGGTGGAGAAAGTCGCCCCTAAGGCATTGGATCAGTCGAAATTTGCTCAATTTTCTCAGGATAAAATTGTGAATGATGCAAAtgcaaatgttgaaaaatctgACCCTGAGAAG ATAAAAATCGACCTAGAGGAATTAAGGCAAACCACACAAGCacaaaaggaagaagaagaacgtTGTATACAATTGTTGGCCAAAGAAGCTGAAAATGAG GATATTTATGACAATATTACACCATCAGAGCTTCCCCAATTGACTGGAGGACCTCAAGAGCCCAATGTAACATCTGAATATACAGCCGAAGAAGATGAAGAGCTTTACTAtacaaatgaaataattgatactGGCATCACTGCAATTGCTCTTTATGACTACCAAGCTGCTGCAGAGGATGAGATTTCTTTTGATCCAGACGATACAATTACTCACATCGAACAG ATCGATGAAGGATGGTGGAGGGGCATGTGCAGAGGAAAATATGGTTTGTTCCCAGCAAACTATGTTGAACTCCAAGATACATCATAA